One Methylocaldum marinum DNA window includes the following coding sequences:
- the malQ gene encoding 4-alpha-glucanotransferase → MTHAHSILDRRRAGILLHITSLPGGLGNGDLGQDAHRFVDFLAASGISVWQTLPINPTHSDGSPYQCLSAHAGNPLMIDLNWLTDHGWLPAMRDTIDRTAIADYRIRCIKQAFGSFRNCPRNEYHAAHDEFVKTQDWWLSDYALFIALREEQGGRTWQEWPIDMRDREAAAMEAARSRLADRIAEVKFEQFVFFEQWMELRRYANQQGVLLFGDMPIFVAGNSADVWACREFFDLTDNGYARAVAGVPPDYFSATGQRWGNPHYNWERMQVTGFRWWLDRFRSQLALYDWVRIDHFRGLEAYWEIPAESETAVHGRWVKAPGEALLETVFNTLNGSGLPLVAENLGIITPEVEALRHRFDIPGMLILQFAFDGGDDNPYLPHNHTENNVVYTGTHDNDTTLSWYENLPDDQRQRVSNYLRDHCGEHEVRMPQGLVRCALASVARLAILPMQDVLGLGQGHRMNTPGTISDNWRWRFSWKQLTKRTAKNLAAWVRNHGRHV, encoded by the coding sequence TTGACGCACGCACATAGCATATTGGACCGGCGTCGCGCCGGCATTCTTCTGCATATTACCTCGTTGCCCGGCGGTCTCGGAAACGGGGATTTAGGCCAGGACGCCCATCGATTCGTCGACTTTCTGGCAGCTTCCGGCATAAGCGTCTGGCAAACCCTGCCCATCAATCCCACCCATAGTGATGGCTCACCCTACCAGTGTTTGTCGGCCCATGCCGGCAATCCGCTGATGATAGATCTTAATTGGCTGACCGATCATGGCTGGCTACCGGCGATGCGTGACACCATCGATCGAACCGCAATCGCCGATTACCGGATTCGCTGCATAAAACAAGCTTTCGGCAGCTTTCGAAATTGCCCACGGAACGAATACCACGCCGCACACGACGAATTCGTAAAGACACAAGATTGGTGGTTATCCGATTACGCCCTTTTCATCGCGTTGCGGGAGGAACAGGGCGGCCGGACATGGCAAGAATGGCCCATCGACATGCGGGACCGAGAAGCGGCCGCAATGGAAGCAGCCCGGTCACGCTTGGCGGACCGCATCGCTGAGGTTAAATTCGAGCAGTTCGTCTTTTTCGAGCAATGGATGGAATTAAGGCGCTATGCCAATCAGCAGGGTGTCCTCCTGTTCGGCGACATGCCTATCTTCGTCGCCGGCAACAGCGCCGACGTATGGGCTTGTCGGGAATTTTTCGATTTGACGGATAACGGTTATGCCCGCGCCGTGGCCGGAGTGCCGCCCGACTATTTTTCCGCTACGGGCCAACGCTGGGGAAATCCGCATTATAACTGGGAACGCATGCAAGTGACCGGCTTTCGCTGGTGGCTGGATAGATTCCGGAGTCAGTTGGCGCTATACGATTGGGTACGAATAGACCACTTTCGCGGCCTTGAAGCCTACTGGGAGATACCCGCCGAATCCGAAACCGCCGTCCACGGACGCTGGGTCAAAGCTCCTGGCGAGGCTCTCCTGGAAACCGTATTCAACACCCTGAACGGCTCCGGCCTGCCGCTGGTTGCGGAAAACCTGGGTATTATCACGCCCGAGGTGGAAGCGCTGCGCCACCGGTTTGATATTCCCGGCATGCTGATTCTTCAATTTGCCTTTGACGGGGGAGACGATAACCCTTATCTGCCTCATAACCATACCGAGAACAATGTGGTCTATACCGGGACACACGACAACGATACGACTTTGTCCTGGTACGAAAACCTCCCGGACGATCAGCGTCAGCGCGTTAGCAACTACCTTCGCGATCATTGCGGTGAGCATGAAGTCCGAATGCCGCAGGGCCTCGTTCGATGCGCGCTGGCGTCCGTGGCGAGGCTAGCGATTCTACCGATGCAGGATGTTCTGGGACTGGGTCAGGGACATCGCATGAATACGCCCGGCACGATCTCCGACAACTGGCGCTGGCGTTTTTCCTGGAAGCAACTTACCAAGCGTACGGCCAAAAACTTGGCTGCGTGGGTTCGCAACCATGGGCGACACGTCTAA
- the glgA gene encoding glycogen synthase GlgA produces MKKILFVTSEAYPLIKTGGLADVSGSLPIALKALGHDVRILLPGYASVVEMGHFESVRLLHGDGGIAILEGVLPGSTVPVWLLAHPEYFGRLGNPYLASDGKPWPDNPARFSLLCHVAVEIAMDRLGLRWKPDIVHCNDWQTGLAPALLSDEPGRPATVFTIHNLAYQGVFPYETFLKLRLPNRFWSSHALEFYNQFSFIKGGLVFSDRITTVSPHYAEEIQGEEFGAGLEGLLRHRRERLSGILNGIDADAWNPATDPYIAANYDIDTLEKRAANRMALQQVFGLAQDDAIVLMAWVGRLVQQKGIDLVIELLPKLMRMPIQLVIVGSGEARYEQILLDWARLYPDRIAVKLGYDEANAHLIEAGTDLFLMPSRFEPCGLNQMYSQRYGAIPVVRHVGGLADTVADANATNLTMDRATGVVFQEAAAEDLLQALNRGFVLCQNKVLREKVQKAGMSKDFSWRQSAQCYLDLYDLAMADRLTAESLLQIKMDT; encoded by the coding sequence ATGAAAAAAATACTCTTCGTTACCAGCGAGGCGTATCCGCTCATTAAGACCGGCGGGCTCGCCGACGTTTCGGGAAGTCTGCCGATAGCCTTGAAGGCGCTGGGCCATGATGTCCGCATACTTCTTCCGGGTTATGCCTCGGTGGTGGAGATGGGGCATTTCGAATCGGTACGACTGCTCCATGGCGATGGCGGAATCGCGATTCTGGAAGGCGTTCTGCCAGGGTCGACGGTACCGGTCTGGTTGCTTGCGCACCCGGAATATTTCGGGCGGCTCGGGAACCCTTACCTGGCTTCGGATGGGAAACCTTGGCCCGATAATCCCGCGCGATTTTCGCTGTTGTGCCATGTTGCCGTGGAAATAGCCATGGATCGCTTGGGCCTTCGGTGGAAGCCCGATATCGTACACTGCAACGATTGGCAGACCGGCTTGGCGCCCGCGCTGCTCAGCGACGAACCGGGGCGGCCGGCGACAGTCTTTACCATCCACAATCTGGCCTACCAAGGCGTCTTTCCGTACGAAACCTTTCTCAAGCTGCGCTTGCCAAACCGGTTCTGGTCCAGTCACGCATTGGAGTTTTACAACCAGTTCTCCTTCATCAAAGGAGGCTTGGTTTTTTCCGACCGGATTACCACGGTAAGTCCGCACTACGCCGAGGAGATCCAGGGGGAAGAGTTCGGTGCCGGACTCGAAGGCCTGCTGCGCCATCGCCGGGAGCGGCTCAGCGGCATACTGAACGGAATCGACGCCGATGCCTGGAATCCCGCCACGGACCCCTATATTGCCGCCAATTACGACATCGATACGCTGGAGAAGAGAGCGGCCAACAGAATGGCGTTGCAGCAGGTATTCGGTCTGGCGCAGGATGACGCGATCGTACTGATGGCTTGGGTGGGACGGCTGGTCCAGCAAAAGGGCATCGATCTGGTGATCGAGTTACTGCCCAAGCTCATGCGGATGCCCATTCAACTCGTCATCGTGGGCAGCGGCGAGGCTCGATACGAGCAGATTTTGTTGGACTGGGCGCGTCTGTATCCCGATCGTATTGCGGTCAAACTGGGTTACGACGAAGCGAATGCGCATCTGATCGAAGCCGGGACCGATTTGTTTCTGATGCCTTCCCGGTTCGAACCATGCGGTCTCAACCAGATGTACAGCCAGCGCTACGGAGCCATTCCGGTGGTGCGTCATGTGGGCGGATTGGCGGATACCGTGGCCGATGCCAATGCCACGAACTTGACCATGGATCGGGCAACCGGCGTCGTTTTTCAAGAGGCCGCGGCGGAGGATTTGTTGCAGGCCTTGAATCGAGGTTTCGTGCTTTGCCAGAACAAGGTGCTTCGGGAAAAAGTTCAAAAAGCCGGTATGAGCAAGGATTTCTCGTGGCGGCAAAGCGCTCAGTGTTATCTGGATCTGTACGATCTGGCCATGGCCGATCGCCTGACCGCCGAAAGCTTGCTGCAAATCAAAATGGATACATAG
- the glgC gene encoding glucose-1-phosphate adenylyltransferase, which yields MPESMHASRFVSRLTRHTLALILAGGRGTRLHNLTEWRAKPAVPFGGKFRIIDFPLSNCLNSGIRQIGVLTQYKADSLIRHIQQGWGFLRAELGEFVDILPAQQRLQEAWYAGTADAVYQNLDIFRQRDPEYILILAGDHVYKMDYGLMMAYHVEMQADLTIGCMEVPLSEAKAFGVMHVGDDKRVSDFVEKPENPPPMPNRPDHALASMGIYVFNTGFLFEQLIKDADTPGSNHDFGKDIIPAAIQKYRVFAYPFRDVQSGVQAYWRDVGTVDAYWASNMELIGIDPELNLYDKDWPIWTYQAQTPPAKFVFDDDDRRGMAVDSMVSGGCVISGAEVRHSLLFSNVRVNSYSKVRDSVILPDVNVGRHCRITKAIIDKGCHIPPNTVIGENPEEDRKRFYVSPGGVVLVTPDALGQRLHFAR from the coding sequence ATGCCAGAGTCGATGCACGCATCCCGTTTCGTCAGCCGCCTTACCCGGCATACTTTGGCTCTTATCCTGGCTGGAGGTCGTGGAACACGCCTACATAACTTGACAGAGTGGCGGGCCAAACCGGCCGTACCTTTCGGAGGCAAGTTTCGAATTATCGATTTTCCGCTTTCCAATTGCCTGAATTCCGGCATCCGACAAATCGGCGTATTGACCCAATATAAAGCGGACTCGTTAATTCGCCATATCCAGCAGGGGTGGGGATTCTTGCGAGCCGAGCTGGGCGAGTTCGTCGACATTCTCCCTGCCCAGCAGCGTCTCCAGGAAGCCTGGTATGCAGGAACCGCCGATGCCGTATACCAAAATCTGGATATCTTCCGCCAGCGCGACCCCGAGTACATCCTGATTCTTGCCGGCGATCATGTCTACAAAATGGATTACGGCTTGATGATGGCCTACCACGTGGAAATGCAGGCCGACCTGACCATCGGCTGCATGGAGGTGCCGCTATCCGAGGCGAAAGCCTTTGGAGTCATGCATGTCGGCGACGACAAGCGGGTCTCCGACTTTGTCGAAAAGCCGGAAAACCCGCCCCCCATGCCCAATCGGCCCGATCATGCTCTGGCATCCATGGGCATTTACGTCTTCAATACCGGGTTCTTGTTCGAGCAACTCATCAAAGACGCCGACACCCCGGGTTCGAACCACGACTTCGGCAAGGACATCATCCCCGCCGCAATCCAGAAGTACCGAGTTTTCGCCTATCCATTTCGTGATGTGCAAAGCGGCGTACAGGCGTATTGGCGCGACGTCGGTACGGTAGACGCCTATTGGGCTTCGAATATGGAATTGATCGGCATCGATCCCGAACTCAACCTGTATGACAAGGATTGGCCGATCTGGACTTACCAGGCGCAGACGCCGCCCGCGAAGTTCGTCTTCGACGACGATGATCGCCGCGGAATGGCGGTGGATTCCATGGTCTCAGGGGGCTGTGTAATTTCGGGCGCGGAAGTCAGACATTCACTGCTATTCAGCAACGTTCGCGTGAACTCGTATTCGAAGGTCAGGGACTCGGTGATATTGCCCGATGTTAACGTCGGCAGACATTGCCGCATTACCAAGGCGATCATCGACAAGGGCTGCCACATTCCACCCAATACCGTGATCGGCGAGAATCCCGAGGAAGATCGGAAGCGGTTCTATGTCAGTCCCGGCGGAGTGGTCCTGGTAACGCCGGATGCTCTTGGCCAACGATTGCATTTCGCCCGTTGA
- a CDS encoding low molecular weight protein-tyrosine-phosphatase produces MNKINVLFCCMGNICRSPMAEGALRDRVRKAGLTDEIFIDSAGTHAHYVALPPDPLAQRVMLERGIDISDLRSRRVSLSDFQRFDHILVMDDTNYDALRFICPRSHVHKIRYLLDYAPQFKTRQVPDPIGGEEVVFRRVREMVERGAEGVFAYLEALLRRS; encoded by the coding sequence ATGAATAAAATCAATGTTCTATTTTGTTGTATGGGGAACATTTGCCGATCTCCCATGGCGGAGGGTGCGCTGAGAGACCGGGTGAGAAAAGCTGGTCTTACGGATGAGATATTCATTGATTCGGCAGGAACCCATGCCCACTATGTGGCTCTTCCTCCGGATCCGCTCGCTCAGCGAGTGATGCTGGAGCGGGGCATCGATATCAGTGATCTACGCTCGAGAAGGGTTTCGCTATCCGATTTTCAGAGATTCGATCACATTTTGGTGATGGACGACACGAACTACGATGCGTTGCGGTTTATTTGTCCGAGATCGCACGTGCACAAGATTCGCTATCTTCTCGATTATGCGCCCCAGTTCAAGACGCGCCAAGTTCCCGATCCGATTGGCGGTGAAGAGGTTGTCTTTCGCCGTGTGAGGGAGATGGTCGAGCGGGGTGCGGAGGGGGTGTTCGCATACCTCGAAGCGCTTTTGAGGCGATCGTAG
- the glgB gene encoding 1,4-alpha-glucan branching protein GlgB has product MNSTDTQSVIQAGGDFPPVDSELQRIILARHHDPFAVLGRHRTENGDVIRAMIPQAETIRIGENGPNLQRISGTDVFECHLHHDTVVPQHYRLFWTDKSGQPQSHIDPYTFPPQLADFDLHLFGEGKHRHIYRILGAHPRAVDGIEGILFATWAPNAERISVVGDFNAWDGRRHPMRVRGASGVWELFIPELEPGTLYKFEIRNRDQGNILLKTDPYGRQFELRPNTASLVVSDRAYAWKDDDWMQHRSSRDWLHEPMSVYEVHMGSWRRDSEDNFLNYRELAEQLVAYVKEQGFSHIELLPITEHPLDASWGYQTTGYFAPTSRFGTPDDFRYFVDYCHQNGIGVFLDWVPAHFPKDAHGLAYFDGTPLYEHEDPRLGEHRDWGTLIYNYGRNEVRNFLIGSALFWLEEFHLDGLRVDAVASMLYLDYSRQPGDWIPNKYGGNENLEAIAFLRELNTVTHQQFPGTLIMAEESTAWPQVTRPTWTGGLGFSMKWNMGWMHDTLVYMSKDPIHRHYHHDQLTFGLLYAFTENFILPFSHDEVVHGKGSMLQKMPGDEWQRFANLRLLYTFMFTYPGKKLLFMGCEFGQGGEWNFNKALDWYVLEYPIHSGLKRLVSDVNQLYRDNRALHEDDFDQKGFEWIDCHDAPQSILSYLRRSSDAFAVMVFNFTPVPRQNYRIGVPEPGVYREVFNSDARDYGGSDVGNTEMTAEATEWMGRPYSICLTLPPLGGIVVTCEVLKEDEPVPPE; this is encoded by the coding sequence GTGAACTCGACCGACACACAATCCGTGATCCAGGCCGGCGGCGATTTTCCTCCCGTGGATTCGGAACTGCAGCGGATCATTCTGGCTCGCCACCATGATCCATTCGCGGTTTTGGGCCGACATCGGACCGAGAACGGCGATGTGATCCGGGCGATGATCCCACAAGCCGAGACGATACGGATCGGGGAAAACGGTCCGAACCTGCAGCGTATTTCCGGCACCGACGTGTTCGAATGCCATTTGCACCATGATACCGTGGTGCCGCAACATTACCGTCTTTTCTGGACGGACAAGTCGGGACAGCCGCAAAGCCATATCGACCCGTATACGTTTCCGCCGCAGCTTGCCGATTTCGACCTCCATCTGTTCGGCGAAGGCAAACATCGGCACATCTATCGTATCCTCGGCGCCCATCCCCGCGCTGTCGACGGTATCGAAGGTATCCTGTTCGCCACTTGGGCGCCGAACGCCGAGCGAATCAGCGTGGTCGGCGATTTCAACGCCTGGGACGGAAGGCGTCATCCCATGCGGGTTCGGGGCGCAAGCGGTGTTTGGGAGCTATTTATTCCCGAGCTCGAGCCCGGCACGCTATATAAGTTCGAAATTCGCAACCGCGACCAAGGCAACATCCTTTTAAAAACCGATCCTTACGGACGACAGTTCGAATTGCGTCCGAACACCGCGTCCCTGGTTGTGTCCGATCGGGCGTATGCCTGGAAGGACGACGATTGGATGCAGCACCGCTCGAGCCGCGATTGGCTGCATGAGCCCATGTCGGTTTACGAAGTCCATATGGGGTCATGGCGACGCGATTCCGAAGACAATTTTCTGAATTACCGTGAATTGGCCGAGCAGCTCGTCGCCTATGTCAAGGAGCAGGGCTTCAGCCATATCGAATTGCTGCCGATCACCGAACATCCCCTGGATGCATCCTGGGGGTATCAGACCACCGGCTATTTTGCGCCCACCAGCCGTTTCGGTACGCCGGACGATTTCCGCTATTTCGTGGACTATTGCCATCAAAATGGCATCGGCGTTTTTCTGGACTGGGTACCCGCGCATTTTCCCAAGGATGCCCACGGCTTGGCCTACTTCGACGGCACGCCGCTTTATGAGCACGAGGACCCGCGGCTGGGCGAGCATCGCGACTGGGGCACTCTGATTTACAACTATGGCCGGAACGAAGTCCGTAACTTTCTGATCGGAAGCGCCTTGTTCTGGCTGGAAGAATTTCACCTCGACGGCCTTCGCGTCGACGCCGTCGCATCGATGCTCTATCTGGATTATTCGCGGCAGCCGGGCGACTGGATACCCAACAAATACGGCGGCAACGAGAATCTGGAGGCGATTGCCTTTCTGCGCGAACTCAATACCGTGACCCACCAGCAGTTTCCGGGCACGCTGATCATGGCCGAGGAGTCCACGGCTTGGCCCCAGGTGACCCGGCCGACTTGGACCGGCGGATTGGGTTTTTCCATGAAGTGGAACATGGGCTGGATGCACGACACCTTGGTCTATATGAGCAAGGACCCGATCCATCGCCATTATCACCACGACCAGCTGACCTTCGGCTTGCTCTACGCGTTCACGGAAAATTTCATCCTGCCGTTTTCCCATGACGAAGTCGTCCACGGCAAAGGCTCGATGCTGCAGAAGATGCCGGGAGACGAGTGGCAGCGCTTCGCCAATTTGCGATTGCTGTACACCTTCATGTTCACTTATCCGGGTAAGAAGCTGTTGTTCATGGGCTGCGAGTTCGGTCAGGGCGGCGAATGGAATTTCAACAAGGCGCTGGACTGGTACGTACTCGAATATCCGATACACAGCGGACTCAAGCGGCTGGTGAGCGATGTCAACCAGCTCTATCGGGACAATCGGGCACTTCATGAGGACGATTTCGATCAGAAAGGTTTCGAATGGATCGATTGCCACGACGCGCCGCAGTCGATTCTGAGTTACTTGCGCCGCTCCTCGGACGCGTTCGCGGTCATGGTGTTCAACTTTACCCCGGTGCCGAGACAGAACTACCGCATCGGCGTGCCGGAGCCCGGCGTTTATCGAGAGGTCTTTAATTCCGACGCGCGGGACTACGGCGGGAGTGATGTCGGCAACACCGAGATGACGGCCGAAGCCACGGAATGGATGGGACGGCCGTATTCCATTTGTTTGACGCTCCCGCCTTTGGGCGGAATCGTGGTGACTTGCGAGGTTCTTAAGGAAGATGAACCGGTTCCTCCGGAATAA